One genomic window of Parasteatoda tepidariorum isolate YZ-2023 chromosome 9, CAS_Ptep_4.0, whole genome shotgun sequence includes the following:
- the LOC139426519 gene encoding uncharacterized protein, giving the protein MPFVLVFARFRLGVQAFSPGTNAGAGVSCSLFSFYTPIGSSRTAFDAEVSAISVALSQLQNHLEKFNNVVILSDSKAALQAIASSKAPASADILHCRQALHRLDQHNKNVAMQWVPAHCGLQGNETADFLAKKAAKILQISLKPVPFHTAKRLIKISLRTTFEAKLQEANKNKDWLEGIKDIPSWPREKSVALFRLATGHDCLSKHLYKIKIFSSPLCPLCNQQEEMDANHLRHCPALPPGPLWERYWRARCIITDL; this is encoded by the coding sequence GCACTAATGCAGGAGCCGGAGTTTCCTGCagccttttttcattttacacccCGATTGGTTCGTCTAGAACAGCCTTCGATGCAGAAGTATCGGCAATAAGCGTAGCTCTGTCACAACTACAGAATCACcttgagaaatttaataacGTAGTCATCCTCTCTGACTCCAAAGCCGCACTCCAAGCTATTGCTTCCTCCAAAGCCCCCGCATCTGCCGACATTCTACATTGTCGTCAAGCCCTTCACAGGCTTGACCAACACAACAAAAATGTCGCCATGCAATGGGTACCAGCGCATTGTGGACTTCAAGGTAACGAAACTGCAGATTTCTTGGCCAAAAAAGCCGCCAAGATTCTACAAATATCTCTTAAGCCAGTTCCTTTCCACACCGCGAAAAGGCTAATAAAAATCTCTCTGCGAACAACATTTGAAGCAAAACTCcaagaagcaaataaaaataaggactGGTTGGAAGGAATTAAAGATATTCCGTCATGGCCAAGAGAAAAATCTGTGGCCCTTTTTCGCCTCGCCACTGGCCATGACTGTTTATCAAAACAcctgtataaaattaaaatcttttcaagcCCCCTTTGTCCATTATGTAACCAACAAGAAGAAATGGACGCTAACCATCTAAGACATTGCCCTGCACTTCCTCCTGGGCCCTTGTGGGAACGATATTGGCGGGCGAGATGCATTATTACAGACCTATAG